One genomic segment of Linepithema humile isolate Giens D197 chromosome 5, Lhum_UNIL_v1.0, whole genome shotgun sequence includes these proteins:
- the LOC136999852 gene encoding uncharacterized protein: MEEATKQFIDRYWNLAAWISRRFPDFWDDLAAALGRPVTPNTTAPEAREPDVPETRTGQTVETEERSRQQPIPRAGVEPRFPTGCWNCGGPHRYARCWETRSRFCYGCGTRGATVRTCENCGPTYDPEAPHQSQKGPRRATRGPTVEATTATASTSDSISDSEAETVYFVMEDWEPPSSEEETPGKRNGDLPRRGRGRGRVPARDIDLPRRGRGRGRVSAQMRSIGRA; the protein is encoded by the coding sequence ATGGAGGAAGCGACGAAGCAATTCATAGACAGGTATTGGAACCTGGCGGCCTGGATCTCCCGCCGATTCCCGGACTTCTGGGATGATCTGGCCGCGGCTTTGGGGAGGCCGGTCACGCCGAACACCACCGCACCAGAGGCAAGGGAGCCGGACGTCCCGGAAACTCGAACCGGCCAGACGGTCGAGACGGAGGAACGAAGCCGGCAACAGCCCATACCGAGGGCAGGGGTGGAACCCCGATTTCCAACCGGGTGTTGGAACTGCGGGGGCCCCCATAGGTACGCCCGCTGTTGGGAAACCCGGTCCAGGTTCTGTTACGGTTGTGGGACAAGGGGCGCAACAGTAAGAACCTGCGAAAACTGCGGCCCTACTTACGATCCGGAGGCCCCGCACCAATCACAGAAGGGGCCACGCAGAGCCACCCGGGGCCCCACCGTCGAGGCGACGACCGCAACGGCCTCCACCAGCGACTCCATCAGTGACTCCGAAGCCGAGACCGTCTACTTTGTCATGGAGGACTGGGAGCCGCCAAGCTCGGAAGAAGAGACGCCGGGCAAGAGGAACGGCGATCTCCCGAGGAGAGGCAGAGGCCGGGGCAGGGTTCCAGCCCGAGACATCGATCTCCCGAGGAGGGGAAGAGGCCGAGGCCGAGTCTCAGCCCAGATGAGGAGCATCGGAAGGGCTTGA